One Piscinibacter lacus genomic window, TCGCCGTGCTGATCGGCTTGCAGGCCATGCACCTGGCCGAGCAGATCGGCCCGACCGGCGAACTGCTGCTGGCCCTGGTGCCGGCCCTGGCCCTGGCCACGCTCGGCCTGGGCCTGCTCGGCCTGTGGTGCTGGATGACGGCGCGCACCACGCTCTACACCCTGACCAACCGCCGGGTGGTGATGCGCATCGGCATCGTGTTGACGCTGACGCTGAACCTGCCGCTGCGCGTGTTGGCCGGCGCCAGCCTGCGCGAGCTGCCCAAGGGCTACGGCGACCTGCCCCTGGCCCTGCCCGACAACGCCCGCATCGCTTGGCTGCACCTGTGGCCGCATGCCCGGCCCTGGGCCTATGCGCGGGCCCAGCCCACGCTGCGCTGCATCCCGCAGGTGACGGCGGTGGCGGCCCAGCTCACCGAGGCCTGGCGGGCTGCCGCGCTGGCCGATCCGGCCCAGCGCGCTGCGGCGGCTGCCGCCCCGGCCCTTCGCCCCGAGCCGGAGTCGTCCCCCCTGGGCGGCGCCTTCGCCGGCCAGCGGTCCTGATCCCCTTGCCCCCTGACGCTGCCGCCCATGTCTGCCTCCCACCACGATGAAGTGACGGTGCCCCGCGGCGCCCTGCTGGCCGTCGCCGGCCTGCTGCTGGCCAGCTTGCTCGCGGCCGGCGCCGGTCGCTGGATGGGGCCGTCCACTCCGCCCGGCGAGACGGCGGCCGAGACGCAGACCGCGATCGACGGCCCGGCGCTGCATTTCCTCGACCAGCCCGACGGCGGCATCGAGGTGCGCGACGCCCAGACCGGCCGCACCGTGCAGGCCCTGCACGGCGAGCTGGGCTTCGTGCGCGGCGCCCTGCGGGTGCTGGCGCGCGAACGCCAGCGCCGCGGCCTGGGGCCGGACCAGCCCTTCCTGCTGGGCCGCGATCCGCAGCAGCGCCTGACCCTGGCCGACCCGGTCACCGGCATCCGCCTGGACCTGGCGGCCTTCGGCAGCGCGCCGGCCGCCGCCTTCGACCGCCTGCTGCAGGCCGCCCGGCCGGCCGCCCTGGCCGCACCCGTCCCCGCCTCGAACCGGAGCCCCACATGAACCACCCTGCCCAGGCCGCGACCGCCTCCAGCGAGGACCTTGCCGCGAGCATGCCCAAGGGCACGGCCGAGGTCGCCACCGAA contains:
- the puhB gene encoding photosynthetic complex putative assembly protein PuhB encodes the protein MKAVRAPAMTPHQHEFEAAPGLPETLPSDERILWQGAPDAGQLARRVFHLPKVAAYFAVLIGLQAMHLAEQIGPTGELLLALVPALALATLGLGLLGLWCWMTARTTLYTLTNRRVVMRIGIVLTLTLNLPLRVLAGASLRELPKGYGDLPLALPDNARIAWLHLWPHARPWAYARAQPTLRCIPQVTAVAAQLTEAWRAAALADPAQRAAAAAAPALRPEPESSPLGGAFAGQRS
- the puhC gene encoding photosynthetic complex assembly protein PuhC, encoding MSASHHDEVTVPRGALLAVAGLLLASLLAAGAGRWMGPSTPPGETAAETQTAIDGPALHFLDQPDGGIEVRDAQTGRTVQALHGELGFVRGALRVLARERQRRGLGPDQPFLLGRDPQQRLTLADPVTGIRLDLAAFGSAPAAAFDRLLQAARPAALAAPVPASNRSPT